The following proteins come from a genomic window of Micromonospora echinofusca:
- a CDS encoding rhomboid family intramembrane serine protease, protein MTLHPPSGDPNRFGTEAFYAALGRAFVAMCAVVPFLFLIEALDQGLSAGFDTAAGIIPKRIDGLDGVFFSPFLHHGFDHLYSNSIPLILLGTFVLAAGARRFLWSTLVIILVSGLGVWFTGSSASVVVGASGVIFGYLGILLTRGIVERSWWNFAVFLLVGLLYGWQLVGILPTDERISWQGHLFGLLGGVVAAIIFRRRRDLGGPYRSESTLTMP, encoded by the coding sequence GTGACCCTGCACCCGCCAAGCGGCGACCCGAACCGGTTCGGCACCGAGGCGTTCTACGCCGCGCTCGGCCGGGCCTTCGTCGCCATGTGTGCGGTGGTGCCGTTCCTGTTCCTCATCGAGGCCCTCGACCAGGGGCTCTCGGCCGGCTTCGACACCGCCGCCGGCATCATCCCGAAGCGCATCGACGGGCTCGACGGGGTCTTCTTCTCGCCTTTCCTGCACCACGGCTTCGACCACCTCTACAGCAACAGCATCCCGCTGATCCTGCTCGGCACCTTCGTCCTGGCCGCCGGCGCCCGCCGCTTCCTCTGGTCGACGCTCGTCATCATCCTGGTCAGCGGGCTGGGGGTGTGGTTCACCGGCTCGTCGGCCTCCGTCGTGGTCGGGGCGAGCGGCGTCATCTTCGGCTACCTGGGCATCCTGCTCACCCGGGGCATCGTCGAGCGGAGCTGGTGGAACTTCGCGGTCTTCCTGCTGGTCGGCCTGCTCTACGGCTGGCAACTCGTCGGCATCCTCCCCACCGACGAGCGGATCTCCTGGCAGGGCCACCTGTTCGGGCTGCTCGGCGGGGTCGTGGCGGCGATCATCTTCCGGCGGCGCCGGGACCTGGGCGGCCCCTACCGCTCGGAGTCCACGCTCACCATGCCCTGA
- a CDS encoding NAD(P)/FAD-dependent oxidoreductase, with amino-acid sequence MREVDVAVIGAGPAGLFAAYYAGFRGLSVAVVDALPEPGGQITAMYPEKLIHDVAGFPAVKGRDLVANLVAQAAPFDPCYLLGNRAEKLSYADGQPVLGLADGGQLRCGAVVVTGGLGSFTPRPLPVAEHFAGTGIVYFVPRPTELTGQDVLIVGGGDSAFDWASTLQPLARSVTVVHRREKFRAHAATVARVLGLPVRVIVNAEVTGLHGDGAVTGAEITVRGGAAELLPVDTVVAALGFTADLGPLAEWGLRLDRRHIVVDSAMATNLPRVFAAGDITEYPGKVRLIATGFGEAATAVNNAAVAIDPSAHLFPGHSSDGT; translated from the coding sequence ATGCGCGAGGTCGATGTCGCGGTGATCGGGGCCGGCCCCGCCGGGCTGTTCGCGGCGTACTACGCCGGATTCCGCGGGCTCTCCGTCGCGGTCGTCGACGCCCTGCCCGAGCCGGGTGGCCAGATCACCGCCATGTACCCGGAGAAGCTCATCCACGACGTGGCCGGCTTCCCGGCGGTCAAGGGCCGGGACCTGGTGGCGAACCTCGTCGCCCAGGCCGCCCCCTTCGACCCCTGCTACCTGCTCGGCAACCGCGCCGAGAAGCTCTCGTACGCCGACGGGCAGCCGGTGCTCGGCCTCGCCGACGGCGGGCAGCTGCGCTGCGGTGCGGTGGTCGTCACCGGCGGGCTGGGCAGCTTCACGCCCCGCCCGCTGCCCGTGGCGGAGCACTTCGCCGGCACCGGGATCGTCTACTTCGTACCGCGGCCGACGGAGCTGACCGGCCAGGACGTGCTGATCGTCGGCGGCGGCGACTCCGCGTTCGACTGGGCGTCGACGCTCCAGCCGCTGGCCCGCTCGGTGACGGTGGTGCACCGGCGGGAGAAGTTCCGGGCGCACGCGGCCACCGTCGCCCGGGTGCTGGGCCTGCCGGTCCGCGTGATCGTCAACGCCGAGGTGACCGGGCTGCACGGCGACGGCGCGGTCACCGGCGCCGAGATCACCGTACGCGGCGGCGCGGCGGAGCTGCTGCCCGTCGACACGGTGGTGGCCGCCCTCGGCTTCACGGCCGACCTCGGCCCGCTGGCCGAGTGGGGGCTGCGGCTGGACCGCCGGCACATCGTGGTCGACAGCGCGATGGCGACGAACCTGCCCCGCGTCTTCGCGGCGGGCGACATCACGGAGTATCCGGGCAAGGTGCGGCTGATCGCGACCGGCTTCGGCGAGGCCGCCACGGCGGTCAACAACGCGGCGGTGGCCATCGACCCGAGCGCCCACCTGTTCCCCGGTCACTCGTCCGACGGCACCTGA
- a CDS encoding aggregation-promoting factor C-terminal-like domain-containing protein, with the protein MSRLWSRFGARTAAVALLSVGVAGGVYLGEDRQTQQQGLTAQVSAAVEQAEFEYQHERQASHQVQSAKQRAAEYQAKLRAAAAAKEAARRAREAEAAAASRKKAREAAAKAAAEKAAESKPYDGPIPASCAEFSGNREVGCALMVKAGFGMDQFPCLNKLWDKESGWNHKARNPSSGAYGIPQALPGSKMGSVADDWQTNPTTQIKWGLGYIEGRYGSPCKAWAHSQDVGWY; encoded by the coding sequence GTGAGTCGGCTGTGGAGCCGGTTCGGCGCCCGTACGGCCGCTGTCGCGCTGCTCTCCGTGGGCGTCGCTGGCGGTGTCTACCTGGGCGAAGACCGACAGACCCAGCAGCAGGGCCTGACCGCGCAGGTCAGCGCCGCTGTCGAGCAGGCCGAGTTCGAGTACCAGCACGAGCGGCAGGCCAGCCACCAGGTGCAGTCCGCGAAGCAGCGGGCCGCCGAGTACCAGGCGAAGCTGCGCGCCGCCGCGGCGGCCAAGGAGGCCGCCAGGCGCGCCCGCGAGGCCGAGGCCGCCGCCGCGTCGCGCAAGAAGGCGCGCGAGGCAGCCGCCAAGGCCGCGGCCGAGAAGGCCGCCGAGAGCAAGCCGTACGACGGGCCGATCCCGGCGTCCTGCGCCGAGTTCAGCGGCAACCGCGAGGTCGGCTGCGCGCTGATGGTCAAGGCGGGCTTCGGCATGGACCAGTTCCCCTGCCTCAACAAGCTCTGGGACAAGGAGAGCGGCTGGAACCACAAGGCCCGCAACCCCTCGTCCGGGGCGTACGGCATCCCGCAGGCGCTGCCCGGCAGCAAGATGGGCTCCGTCGCCGACGACTGGCAGACCAACCCCACGACCCAGATCAAGTGGGGCCTCGGCTACATCGAGGGCCGCTACGGTTCGCCCTGCAAGGCCTGGGCGCACTCGCAGGACGTGGGCTGGTACTGA